The segment GGTGAAGGAGATCGTCGTGGTGGGGTTGAAGGGGTTCGGGTAGTTCTGGCCCAGGGTGAAGTCCATGGGCAGCTCATCCGCCGTCACCTCGTCGCCATTGTCGTCGATCACGCAGGCACAGATGTCATCGATGTACTGGTAGGCGCCGGTCGCGGCGGGAACAAAGCCGCCAAAACCGATCCAACCGCCCGTCAGGCCGCCCACGGCCGTCCAGGGCACAATCACCTCTTCCGCAAGCATTTCGAAGAGGGTGACCTTCACGGCGTTTGTGAAATCGTCGTAGCGGATGCGGATCAGGTGGAAGTTCTGGTCGTAGATCGGCAGTGCGCCGCTGGTGACAAAGGCACCGTCCTCATAGACATCCAGCGTGGCGCCGGCGGGCGTGCGGTCGATGATGAAAGAGAGGCCGGCGGCCGCGATAGGGGTCAGGGTGGCGAAGGTGGCGGCGTCCATGGAGGCGGGCGTCAGGTAGAAGCCCAAGGCGTCGGCGGCCTCCTGCACGGCGAAGTAGAAGGTGACGTCGAGGGTGCGGCCAGTCCAGTCATAGCTGGCAGGACTCTGCACATAAGTCTTGGCGTTGAAGCCCGAACCGGCGGTGCGGTTCATGCGCAGGACATCATAGGCGCCAATGACCGACGGATCACCCGTGCTGGGCCACTCGCTGCCGCTGTGGGTGGCGTCGCTGGTGCAGAAGCACTCCGTCCACACGCAGCCGGCGTCAAGGGTGGCGGCCATGTACTGACCCGGGTGGAAAGGGAACCCCACGTCCCCGCCCGTGTCAGGCTCGACCACCGGATGACCGGCCAAAGCGACGGCCGCCATGGTGATCGAGACAGTAAGCAGTGTTGCGAACCTCTTCATCAGAAACCCCCTTCGTCTTATTGGCGACCCGGGATCCCTGCGCGGAGGCAGTGGACACACGTGTCGCGTGACACCATTTGTTTCGGCTTCTGGAGAAGGAGGTGGGTTTGATTGCTAATTCGAGGGCAAATCTAGGGGCTGCAAAGCTAAGATGCAAGGGTTTTCTAAGAATTCTCGCGAGCGACCGGGCGCTGTGTCCAGGTCGGCCTTCCCATTCCAATTCGTGCGGCGCTTGATGTGATAAGGAAGACGATCAATGGGATGGCCCTCGTTGCCGCCAGGCTTGGAACAGAAGGGGCAGGGCCATGGCCGGAATGACGAACAAAAAGAAGATGCGATGGCTTGGCCCAAAGGCCGCATGTTGAATTGTGTGCAGCACTAGCAGGACTGTGTAAATTAAGTACAAAACAAGTAAACCTACTCCCTCTAGCCTTGTAATGGTATGTTCGGTGAAAAAGACAGGCAGGCAGGCGGCAGCTGCCACCAAGAGCAGGGGGTAATCCAGTTGGAAAAGGATGGCGGGTACGGGGATGCCCCCTCCGGCGACGACGGCGCTGGGTCCCAGCACGCCCAGGATGTTGGCGATGTTGCTGCCCACCACGCCCCCCACGGCGATGTCCCGCTGGCCACGCAGGGTGGCCATGATGGCGGTGGCGATTTCAGGCAGGGAGGTGCCGATGGCGACGACGGTGAGTCCGATCACCATCTGGCTGATGCCCAGCCGCTGCGCCAGGGCCATGGCCCCCTGCACCAGCCAGTGGGAGCCCAGCACAAGCAGCGCCAGACCGGTCAGGGTGGTGAGAAGGGGGATGAGCCAGCCGCGGGATGTGGCGGGGGGGTGGGCGTCGGCCGGCGTCAGGGGCGCGGCCTCGGGCCTTTCATCGGCCTTGCCCAGCCGATAGGCCAAGGCCGAATAGGCCAGCATGCCCAGGGTCAGGAGCAGCCCGTCCAGGCGCCCGATGCGGCCGTCCAGCGAGAGCAGGACAAGCAGGATCGAGACGCCGATCATGATGGGAACATCCACCCGCACCAGCAGGCGGGTCACCACCAGCGGCGTGATGAGGGCGGCCAGGCCCAGCACCACCAGCACGTTGAGGATGTTGCTGCCCACCACATTGCCCAGCACCAGGTCGACGCTGGCGGAGCCGCCCAGGGCCGCCTTCAGGCTCACCGCCAGTTCCGGCGAGCTGGTGCCGAAGGCGACGACGGTCAAGCCGATCATCAGGGGGGAGAGGCCCAGCCGCGCCGCCAGCGTGGAGGCGCCGCGCACCAGCAGCTCGGCTCCCGCCACCAGCAGCACGAGGCCAAGGATGAAAAGAAAGGCGGTCATCGGTGAAGTGATCCTCAGGGCACGTGGTTGCTGAACAAGTCCGGGCTACACCAGGAATTCGTCGTCGTCCTCCTCCTCGGCCTCGCGGGACCAGCGGTCCAGGATGCGCCTGGCCCGACGGCGCCGAATCCACCAGACGACCCCCGCCAAAACGATGATGCCGCCCCACACCCAACTGGAGAAGTCCATCAGGAAGTAAAGGCCGCGCTGACTTTTCAACCAGTCCTGCCAATCGCTCTCGAAGCGGTAGTAGCCGCCGCCGGTGGCCTGGTCGAAGGCCTCGTTGAAGCCTGTGCCGCGCCCGACCAGGGTCAGCATGTGGACCAGGGCGACCCGGCCGTGGCGCTCCAGGAAGAAGCGCACGGCGCTCTCGGCCTCCATGTAGGCCAGCTCCGCCTGCTGGCTGCTAAAGGAGTGCAGGTTGTCCAGCTGCGTCAGAGGAATGAGGGATCCTGTCGTGATGGCCTTGGAGAGGCTGATCCCCGCCCCGTCCGGGCGGATGCCGTAGGGCAGGCCGGAGAGGCGGACGGCCAGTCCCTCCTCGAGCCAGACGGGGATCCAGTTGCCGCGCCGCAGCCGGCCCACGCCCAGGTGGGTCATCTCGTGACGGATGGTGGCGCCGGCGTTGCGCTCCACATCGCCCCAGCGCGGACTCTTGAGGACGATGCGGCCTTGCTCCGGGTTGGCCACGGCGCCCGCCCAGTGGGGCGTGCCGCTGCCCGCCAGGCGGTAGAAGTGGGCGGGATCCCAGGCCACCACGATATGGCTGCCGCGGAAATTGCGCAGGTCCAGCTCATCGGCCAGACGCTGCTCGCTGGCCTGGACCACGCCCGCCACATGGGCGGCGAAGGACTGGTCGACCCGGTGGTAGTAGAGGCGGAAGTCGCCCAGGTTCTGCTCGGCAAAGGCGGCCGCCACCGGCGCGTCCAGGCCTGCCAACACGGCGGCGGGCGGGGCCGCCGGCGCGGGCAGGGCCAGCAGCAGCCACAGGAGAAGGATGGGGGCCAGCAGCCTGTCGGACTTGGCCACTTGGCGGTCGTCGCATGGCTTACGCCATGCTTCCTGCCGAAGCTTCGCTTCGGCCAAGCCCAATCCGCTTGCGGATTGGGCCCAATCGGTCTGGATTTTCCGCAAGTTTCTTGAACAGACCACCAGCATGCCCTGCGAAATTTCCGAACAACCGGCCTCGATCTGGGCGCGAATCCCATCCAAGGCCCAAGCCAGATAGGCTGCTAGGCGCGTCACATCACGCCCTGGGGGTCCATGTCGATGATCAAGCTCAGGTCGCGCTCCTTCAGGGCTTTGTTGAAGTATTCGCGGCAGGCCAGCGCCGCCTCGCGCAAGCGGCGGCCGCCAGCGTCCTGGTCGCGCCGGCTGCGCAAGAGCAGGTGGAAGCGGTACTCCCGCCGCACCATGCGCACCGGGGCCGGCCCAGGATTGAGCGCCCCCACCCGGGCCGGACGCGGCACCTCGTCGTAGAGGCGCCGACAGGCCCGTTCGGCCAGGACCTCGTCGGCGGATTTGACAAGCAGCCGGCAAAGTCGCGTGAAGGGCGGGTAGCCGGACTGGTGGCGCACCTCCAGCTCCTCGTCGGCGAAGCCAAGGTAGTCATGGGCGGCGGCCTGCCGCAGGACGGGATGGTCGGGCGTCATGGTCTGCACCACGACGCGGCCGGGCAGTTCGCCGCGGCCGGCCCGCCCCGCCAGTTGGCTGACCAGCTGGAAACCCCATTCCCGCGCCCGGAAGTCCTGCAGGTTCAGCTCGGTGTCGGCCTGGATGACCCCGGCCAGGGTCACGCCCGTGAAATCCAGCCCCTTGGCCACGCCCTGCGTGCCCAGCAGGACCTCGAAGCGGCCCTCGTTGAAATCCCGCACCATGCGGATGTAGGCGCCGCGGCGCCGCGTGGTGTCGCGATCCATGCGCAGCAGGCGGACATCGGGCAGCAGCTCGGCCAGCTCCTCCTCGATCTTTTGCGTGCCGGCCCCCAGGAAGCCCAGCTCGGCGCCGCGGCAGGCTGGACAGGCCTCGGGGGTGGGCAGTTCCAGGCCGCAGAGATGGCAATGGCATTGGCCCGTGCTGCGGTGCCAGACGAGCGAGACATCGCAGCGGGGGCAGTGCAGCACCTCGCCGCAGGCCGGGCATTGCAGCCAGGGCGAGTGGCCGCGCCTGTTCTGGAGGAGGATGGTCTGCCGTCCCGCCGCCCGCGCCGCCAGCAGCGCCTCCACCAGCACGCCGCTGAAGTTGCGCTGGGTGCGGCCGCGGCCGGCCAGCTGGTCGCGCTCGGCCTTCATGTCCACCAGCTCCACCGGAGGCAGGGGGCGGTCCGCCACCCGGCGGGGAAGCTCCAGCAGCTGATAGCGGCCCTGGCGCACGTTCCACCAGGATTCCAGGGAGGGCGTGGCGCTGCCCATGAGAATGGGGATGCCCAGTTGCTGGGCACGCAGCACGGCGGCGTCGCGGGCATGGTAGCGGGGCGCCGGCTCCGCCTGCTTGAAGGAACTCTCGTGCTCCTCGTCCACCACGATGAGTCCCAGGCGGCGGATGGGGGCGAAGAGGGCGCTGCGGGCGCCCACCACCACGCGGATGGAGCCTTCGCGCAGGGCCCGCCAGATGGCGAAACGCTGCGCGCCCGAGAGCTGGCTGTGGATGACGGCCACATCCTGGCCGAGGTAGCCCTGGAAACGAGCCACGATCTGCGGGGTGAGGGCGATCTCCGGCACCAGGACCAGCACGCCGCCGCCCGCTGCCCGCGTGCGCCGGGCCAGCTCGAGATAGACCTGGGTCTTGCCGCTGCCCGTCACGCCCCTCAGCAGGAAAGGTTGAAAGCGGCCCGGCCGCCGTCCGGGACCGGGCAGACAGGGCACCACCGCCGCCGCCACCTGTTCCTGCTCATCCGTGAGGATGATGTCGCGCACGCTGGCGTCCAGGTCGTAGCCCGAGGCGGAAGGCTCCGCCTCCTCCTCGTCCTCGCGCAGGACGCCGCCTTGCGCCAGGGAGCGGATCACGGCCGGGGTCCAGCCCTGGGCCAGCACCTCGGACCGCTCGAGGCGGCCATCCCCGGTGCCGCCCAGCAGCAGCATGAGCGCCGCCTGGCGCGGGGCGCGCCGTTCGCGCTCGGCCAGCTGGGCGCGGAACTCGGGCGTGCCGGCCGGGTGGACCAGGCCCAGGACGCGGCGGGTGGGGGCCCGGCGCCGTTCGCCGTCCAGGGCGTCGCGACGGACCAGGTGGCCGGCGGCGATGAGCTGGTTGAGGTCGTGATGAAAGGCGCCGCCCATCTCCTGGGCCAGCCAGGAACGGCTGACAGTGCCGCGCTCGCGGACCAGCCGCAGGATGGCCTCGCGGCGCGGCGTAAGTCGAAGGGGCCGGCGCAGGGCGGGATCGGCCTGCTCCTCCAGCCAGCAGCGCACCGTGCCGTTGATGCCGGGGGGCAAGGCCGCCTTCAGCACCTCGCCCGTGCTGCACAGGTAGTACTCGGCCAGGCGGGCCGCGAAGGCGACCAGGCCCTCGTCGAGCAGGGGCGTCTCGTCGATGAGGTCGAGCACGGGCTTGAGGCCGGGGGGCGGCTCCCGCCGCGCCACGGCGGCCACGTAACCGATCAGACGCTGGCCGCCCAGGGGCACCAGCACGCGCGAGCCGACGGCCAGGTCGGCGGCGAACTCGTCGGGGACGGCGTAGGAGTAGAGACGCGGCACGGGCAGGGGCAGGGCCACGTCGGCCAGCAGCGGCAGCGCGGAGGGCGGGGGCATCAGTCCTCCACCCGGGCCAGCCGGTCGGCGTAGGTGGTGTGCAGGTGCTCGCGCAGGACGGGCGCCTGGCTCAGGCCCGGATCCTCCTCGACCAGCTGGAAGGCGGCGTCCCGCGCCTGGATGAGCAGCTCCGTGTCGCGCAGGAGGTCGGCGATGCGGAACTCGGGCAGGCCGCTCTGCCGCGTGCCGAAGAAGTCGCCCGTGCCGCGCATGCGCAGGTCGGCCTCGGCGATGACGAAACCATCCTGGGTGGCGGCCATCGTCTCCAGGCGTTCTCGCCCTTCGTTGGAGAGGGCTTTGCCCGCCACCAGCACGCACCAGGACTTGTCCGCGCCCCGCCCCACGCGGCCCCGCAGCTGATGGAGCTGCGCCAGCCCGAAGCGCTCCGCCTGTTCGACGACCATGATGGTGGCCCGCGGGTTGTCCACGCCCACCTCGATCACGGTGGTGGAGACGAGCACGCGCAGGCCGCCCTCCAGGAAGGAGCGCATCACCGCCTCCTTCTCCGCCGCTTTCATCCGGCCGTGGAGCAGGCCGACGGGCAAGCCGGCCAGCCAGTCCGCCTGCAATTCGGCGCAGGCCTCCTCGGCGGCGCGCAGGTCCAGCTTCTCGCTCTCCTCGACCAGGGGATAGACGACGTAGGCCTGGGCGCCCTTGTCCACCTGTTCCCGCACGAAGCGGAAGATCTCCGGGCGCTTGTTCTCGCGACGCCAGACGGTGGTGACGGGCAGGCGGCCGGGCGGCAGCTCGCGGATGACCGAGAGGTCCATGTCGCCGTAACCGACAATGGCCAGCGTGCGGGGAATGGGCGTGGCCGTCATCACCAGGGTGTCGAGGACGGGAGCCTTGCGGCGCAGGCGGGCCCGCTGCTCCACGCCGAAGCGGTGCTGTTCGTCGATGATGGCGAGGCCCAGGTCGGCGAACGCGACCTCGTCCTGGATGAGGGCGTGCGTCCCCACCACCAGGTGGGCCAGGCCGGAGGCCGTCTCCTGCAAGGCCCGCCGCCGGGCCGCCGCCAGGCGCGAGCCGGTGAGCAGGGCCACGCGCAGCCCCAGTGGCTCCGCCAGCCGGATGAGGGTGCGGGCATGCTGCTCGGCCAGGATCTCGGTGGGCGCCATGAGGGCGGCCTGGTGGCCGTTGTCCACGCAGAGCAGCATGGCGCAGAGGGCGACAAGGGTCTTGCCGCAGCCCACGTCGCCCTGGAGCAGGCGATTCATGGGATGGGGCGAGCGCATGTCGCGGAAGATCTCGTCCACGGCGCGGCGCTGGCCCGCCGTCAACCGGAAGGGCAGCGAGTCCAGCAGGCGGTCCACCAACCCGCTGTCGCGATCGAACTGGAGGCCCTTCTCGGCGCGTCCGATCGTCGCCTTGCGCCAGGCCAGCATCAGCTCCAGCAGGAAGAACTCCTCGAACTTGAGGCGGTGGCGGGCCCGCTCCACATCCTCCATCGATCGGCCGAGGTGCACCTCGCGCAGCGCCGAGGCCAGGTCCACCAGACCGAAGCGGCGGCGCAGGGCGGGCGGCAGGGGATCGGCCGGCTCCACGCGGTGACGCTGGAAGAGGCCACGGATGATGCGCGAGAGGGCGCGACTATCCAGCCAGGCGCGGCGCAACTCCTCGCTGCCCGGATAGATGGGCACCACCTGGCCCTGGTAGTTGAGATCCTCCGGGGCCTGGGAGGGCGCGTCGGGATCCACCTCCGTCTCGTCGATGGCCAGCTTTTCCACGGCGGGGTGCTGGAACTGCCAGCCGCGGTAGAAGGAGGGTTTGGCGCTGGCGGCGATGACGTCCCCCGCCTGCAGGAATTTCTGCACCCAGGCCACCCGGTTGAACCAGACGAGGGTCATGCGCCCGCTGCCGTCCGCCAGGACCGCTTCGCAGCGTTGGCCTTTGGCGAAGCCCTTCACCTGCACGGTGAGGAGGCGGCCCACCACCGTGATCTCTCCCATCTCCGTCCGCAGGTCGGCGATGCGCGTCACGCTGGTGCGGTCCAGATAGCGGCGGGGATAGAAGTGGAGCAGGTCTTCTACGATGCGAAGCCCATGGCGGGCCAGGACTTCCGCCTTGCGTGGCCCCACTCCCTTCAACCAGGTCAGCTCGTCGTCCAAGAAGGGCGGACGCGCCAGGGTGGCCACGGCCGCGGGGGCGGCCGGCCGATCCGGCCGTGCGGGTTGAAGCTGCTCCCCCGTCATCGCGCCACCATCCTCTGTTGCATTCGTTCTGCGGAATATGCGTCAAATCTAGTACTGGAGCGAACCGACGCCAAGTTGTTGCGATTTTCCAAAGCTGACTCAGCTTTGGAAAAATTCATCCAGCTTGAGAAAAACCTTGCGCGGCCGGTGGCCGGATGGTACTCTCGCCCCGCATTCAAGCAAAATCGAACGGTTTGACCATCTGCCACACACAGGCCTGACAGGGGGGGTGTCCATGTCCGCTATTGAAGATGCGGTATTGATCCTGGGGGAGGAACGCGTCGCGGAAATCCGGGCCAACGTGGACGATCTGCTCAAGCAGGTCCTGGCCAACCGGGCCCGCTATGCCCGCAAGCGCCCCCTGGTCGAACAGGAGAGCTGCCTGAACGCGGCCTGAGCCGCCTCCGCTCGATGATCTTGCCCGACCCGCCTTGCCCATGCACACCCACATCCCACCCGCGCGCCGCGCCGCCATCCTGCGACCATCGGCAGGTCCGGGGTGTCGACGTCGTCCTGCCCCGGCCAGGCGAACCACGTGGGGACCGACCCCTACACTTCTGTCCTT is part of the bacterium genome and harbors:
- a CDS encoding T9SS type A sorting domain-containing protein, which gives rise to MKRFATLLTVSITMAAVALAGHPVVEPDTGGDVGFPFHPGQYMAATLDAGCVWTECFCTSDATHSGSEWPSTGDPSVIGAYDVLRMNRTAGSGFNAKTYVQSPASYDWTGRTLDVTFYFAVQEAADALGFYLTPASMDAATFATLTPIAAAGLSFIIDRTPAGATLDVYEDGAFVTSGALPIYDQNFHLIRIRYDDFTNAVKVTLFEMLAEEVIVPWTAVGGLTGGWIGFGGFVPAATGAYQYIDDICACVIDDNGDEVTADELPMDFTLGQNYPNPFNPTTTISFTMPETGVASLKVFDLAGREVASLVNGLTSRGNHNVVFDASGLTSGVYFYTFEGAGVTDTRKMVLVK
- a CDS encoding calcium/sodium antiporter, which codes for MTAFLFILGLVLLVAGAELLVRGASTLAARLGLSPLMIGLTVVAFGTSSPELAVSLKAALGGSASVDLVLGNVVGSNILNVLVVLGLAALITPLVVTRLLVRVDVPIMIGVSILLVLLSLDGRIGRLDGLLLTLGMLAYSALAYRLGKADERPEAAPLTPADAHPPATSRGWLIPLLTTLTGLALLVLGSHWLVQGAMALAQRLGISQMVIGLTVVAIGTSLPEIATAIMATLRGQRDIAVGGVVGSNIANILGVLGPSAVVAGGGIPVPAILFQLDYPLLLVAAAACLPVFFTEHTITRLEGVGLLVLYLIYTVLLVLHTIQHAAFGPSHRIFFLFVIPAMALPLLFQAWRQRGPSH
- the priA gene encoding primosomal protein N' encodes the protein MPPPSALPLLADVALPLPVPRLYSYAVPDEFAADLAVGSRVLVPLGGQRLIGYVAAVARREPPPGLKPVLDLIDETPLLDEGLVAFAARLAEYYLCSTGEVLKAALPPGINGTVRCWLEEQADPALRRPLRLTPRREAILRLVRERGTVSRSWLAQEMGGAFHHDLNQLIAAGHLVRRDALDGERRRAPTRRVLGLVHPAGTPEFRAQLAERERRAPRQAALMLLLGGTGDGRLERSEVLAQGWTPAVIRSLAQGGVLREDEEEAEPSASGYDLDASVRDIILTDEQEQVAAAVVPCLPGPGRRPGRFQPFLLRGVTGSGKTQVYLELARRTRAAGGGVLVLVPEIALTPQIVARFQGYLGQDVAVIHSQLSGAQRFAIWRALREGSIRVVVGARSALFAPIRRLGLIVVDEEHESSFKQAEPAPRYHARDAAVLRAQQLGIPILMGSATPSLESWWNVRQGRYQLLELPRRVADRPLPPVELVDMKAERDQLAGRGRTQRNFSGVLVEALLAARAAGRQTILLQNRRGHSPWLQCPACGEVLHCPRCDVSLVWHRSTGQCHCHLCGLELPTPEACPACRGAELGFLGAGTQKIEEELAELLPDVRLLRMDRDTTRRRGAYIRMVRDFNEGRFEVLLGTQGVAKGLDFTGVTLAGVIQADTELNLQDFRAREWGFQLVSQLAGRAGRGELPGRVVVQTMTPDHPVLRQAAAHDYLGFADEELEVRHQSGYPPFTRLCRLLVKSADEVLAERACRRLYDEVPRPARVGALNPGPAPVRMVRREYRFHLLLRSRRDQDAGGRRLREAALACREYFNKALKERDLSLIIDMDPQGVM
- the recG gene encoding ATP-dependent DNA helicase RecG; its protein translation is MTGEQLQPARPDRPAAPAAVATLARPPFLDDELTWLKGVGPRKAEVLARHGLRIVEDLLHFYPRRYLDRTSVTRIADLRTEMGEITVVGRLLTVQVKGFAKGQRCEAVLADGSGRMTLVWFNRVAWVQKFLQAGDVIAASAKPSFYRGWQFQHPAVEKLAIDETEVDPDAPSQAPEDLNYQGQVVPIYPGSEELRRAWLDSRALSRIIRGLFQRHRVEPADPLPPALRRRFGLVDLASALREVHLGRSMEDVERARHRLKFEEFFLLELMLAWRKATIGRAEKGLQFDRDSGLVDRLLDSLPFRLTAGQRRAVDEIFRDMRSPHPMNRLLQGDVGCGKTLVALCAMLLCVDNGHQAALMAPTEILAEQHARTLIRLAEPLGLRVALLTGSRLAAARRRALQETASGLAHLVVGTHALIQDEVAFADLGLAIIDEQHRFGVEQRARLRRKAPVLDTLVMTATPIPRTLAIVGYGDMDLSVIRELPPGRLPVTTVWRRENKRPEIFRFVREQVDKGAQAYVVYPLVEESEKLDLRAAEEACAELQADWLAGLPVGLLHGRMKAAEKEAVMRSFLEGGLRVLVSTTVIEVGVDNPRATIMVVEQAERFGLAQLHQLRGRVGRGADKSWCVLVAGKALSNEGRERLETMAATQDGFVIAEADLRMRGTGDFFGTRQSGLPEFRIADLLRDTELLIQARDAAFQLVEEDPGLSQAPVLREHLHTTYADRLARVED